A region from the Natronocella acetinitrilica genome encodes:
- the wecB gene encoding non-hydrolyzing UDP-N-acetylglucosamine 2-epimerase has protein sequence MLRRRVLTVFGTRPEAIKMAPVLASLGREPAVTSLLCVTGQHRDMLDQVLQLFDLQPNFDLDIMQPGQDLTDITSRVLIGLREIIRESSPDLVLIHGDTTTTMATALAAYYEQIPVGHVEAGLRTGDIYAPWPEEINRRVAGAIASLHFAPTVGARDNLLRENVVADTIHVTGNTVIDALLSVVARLRGDASITASLEQDFSYLDPQRRLLLVTGHRRESFGGGFERICLALARLAERDDVEIVYPLHRNPNVAGTVEHSLGHLPNVHLIPPLDYLPFVYLMDRSSLILTDSGGVQEEAPSLGKPVLVLRETTERPEAVEAGTVRLVGTDSEAIVAATSLLLDDEAAYQAMSRAHNPYGDGRAAQRISEVIAHG, from the coding sequence ATGCTGAGGCGTCGTGTACTGACCGTGTTCGGCACGCGTCCCGAGGCGATCAAGATGGCGCCGGTGCTGGCGTCGCTGGGTCGTGAGCCAGCCGTGACCTCGCTGCTGTGTGTGACCGGCCAGCACAGGGATATGCTGGATCAGGTGCTACAACTTTTTGACCTGCAACCGAATTTCGATCTCGACATCATGCAGCCCGGGCAGGATCTGACGGATATCACCAGCCGCGTGCTGATCGGGTTGCGGGAGATCATCCGTGAGAGCAGCCCTGATCTCGTACTGATCCATGGTGACACCACGACGACGATGGCCACGGCACTGGCTGCCTACTATGAGCAGATCCCCGTGGGTCATGTGGAGGCGGGACTGCGAACCGGCGATATCTACGCCCCCTGGCCTGAAGAGATCAATCGCCGTGTCGCCGGCGCGATCGCGTCCCTGCATTTTGCGCCCACCGTCGGGGCCCGGGACAACCTGCTGCGCGAAAACGTGGTCGCGGACACGATCCACGTCACCGGCAACACCGTCATTGATGCCTTGCTCAGTGTGGTGGCCCGTCTGCGCGGAGACGCCAGCATCACGGCGTCGCTTGAGCAGGACTTCTCCTACCTCGATCCGCAACGACGCTTGCTGCTGGTCACCGGGCACCGCCGTGAGAGTTTTGGTGGTGGTTTCGAGAGGATCTGTCTCGCATTGGCCCGCCTCGCGGAGCGCGACGACGTGGAAATCGTCTATCCGTTGCACAGAAACCCCAATGTGGCCGGGACGGTGGAGCATTCCCTGGGGCATCTGCCCAATGTTCACCTGATACCGCCGTTGGACTACCTGCCGTTCGTTTATCTGATGGACCGCAGCAGCCTCATTCTCACCGACTCCGGTGGTGTACAGGAGGAGGCGCCTTCACTGGGCAAACCGGTGTTGGTGCTACGTGAGACCACCGAGCGGCCCGAGGCGGTGGAGGCGGGAACCGTCCGGCTGGTGGGAACCGACAGCGAGGCGATCGTTGCTGCAACCAGCCTGCTGCTCGACGACGAGGCGGCTTATCAGGCCATGTCCCGGGCCCACAACCCTTATGGGGATGGCCGGGCAGCGCAGCGCATATCGGAGGTCATCGCCCATGGCTGA
- a CDS encoding geranylgeranyl diphosphate reductase, translating to MNDHKQPEYVDAVVVGGGPAGATAATCLARAGYSVMLLDKGGRIKPCGGAIPPRLIEDFAIPDALVVARVNSARIVSPSERYVDMPIDNGYVGMVDRDEFDEWLRERAAAVGAERRTGAFRRIIREDSTGVVIEYKDTSASGGRETRLVHARALIGADGANSAVGKQTIPGADCIPYVAAYHEIITSPAANDRNFDPARCDVIYRGTISPDFYGWVFPHGKTTSVGVGSAVKGFSLRGAVDALRADAGLEGAETIRREGAPIPLQPLKRWDNGRNVILAGDAAGIVAPASGEGIYYAMVGGQYAAEAVIGLLHTGDARALKMARKRFMKAHGQVFRMLGMMQRFWYANDGRRERFVRICGDPDVQFLTWDSYMHKRLTRARPMAHARIFFKNIAHLTGLAPA from the coding sequence ATGAATGATCATAAACAACCGGAATACGTCGACGCCGTTGTCGTCGGCGGTGGCCCCGCCGGCGCAACGGCGGCCACTTGCCTGGCCAGAGCCGGGTACTCGGTCATGCTGCTGGACAAGGGCGGACGCATCAAACCCTGTGGCGGGGCCATTCCTCCGCGGCTGATCGAGGACTTTGCCATTCCGGATGCCCTGGTTGTGGCCCGGGTGAACTCGGCACGCATCGTCTCCCCCAGCGAACGCTATGTCGATATGCCCATCGACAACGGCTACGTGGGCATGGTGGATCGCGACGAATTCGACGAGTGGTTGCGGGAGCGGGCCGCGGCCGTGGGGGCCGAGCGCAGAACCGGCGCCTTCCGCAGGATCATCCGTGAAGATTCAACGGGCGTGGTCATCGAATACAAGGACACCTCGGCGAGTGGCGGGCGCGAGACACGGCTGGTGCATGCGCGGGCACTCATCGGAGCCGATGGTGCCAACTCGGCAGTGGGTAAACAGACCATTCCCGGCGCAGACTGCATCCCGTATGTCGCGGCCTACCATGAAATCATCACTTCGCCTGCCGCCAATGACCGCAACTTCGACCCGGCCCGTTGTGACGTGATCTACCGGGGCACGATCTCGCCGGACTTCTACGGCTGGGTGTTTCCCCATGGAAAAACCACCAGCGTTGGCGTGGGGTCGGCGGTGAAAGGGTTTTCCCTGCGCGGTGCCGTTGACGCTTTGCGGGCCGATGCTGGCCTCGAAGGTGCGGAGACCATCCGCCGCGAGGGGGCACCGATACCGCTGCAACCCCTCAAGCGTTGGGATAATGGCCGCAATGTGATACTCGCCGGCGACGCCGCTGGTATCGTTGCGCCGGCATCGGGCGAAGGCATCTACTACGCCATGGTTGGTGGGCAGTATGCCGCAGAGGCGGTGATCGGCCTCTTGCACACCGGCGATGCGCGGGCCTTGAAAATGGCCCGCAAGCGCTTCATGAAAGCCCACGGCCAGGTGTTCAGAATGCTGGGCATGATGCAGCGCTTCTGGTACGCAAACGACGGCCGCCGCGAGCGTTTCGTGCGCATCTGCGGCGATCCGGACGTGCAGTTCCTGACCTGGGATTCCTA
- a CDS encoding BCD family MFS transporter, translating into MTAPWLGWFGIFRLGLVQTALGAIVILTTTTLNRVMVVELALPAMLPGILVGFYYGMQLLRPRLGYGSDVGGRRTPWIIGGMCLLAIGGVTAAAATAWMATAPLAGIALAFIAFLIIGVGVGAAGTALLTLLAKRVEPTRRGAAAMIVWVMMIAGFAVTATLAGNYLDPFTLTRLVAVTAVVCGAALLLAVVAVYGVEGKKQQRADTPAPASAPEPTAFRQALRQVWQEPTARRFTIFVFVSMLAYSAQDLILEPFAGIAFGLTPGESTRMAGLQNAGVLCGMLLAAAGVSRLGCGLFGTLRHWTIGGCIASALALVGLAFGAYVGPVFPLHPAVFVLGIANGAFAVAAIGSMMRYASAGRTHREGVRMGLWGAAQAIAFGVGGFLGTVGVDVTTYLIGAPIGAYGLVFASSALLFLVAAALCARVEGGEATHTIPQQGPVMGDGVQPEGSTP; encoded by the coding sequence GTGACCGCCCCCTGGCTGGGCTGGTTCGGGATCTTTCGACTCGGCCTGGTTCAGACCGCCCTCGGTGCCATCGTCATTCTCACTACCACGACCCTGAACCGGGTCATGGTTGTGGAGCTTGCCCTGCCCGCCATGCTGCCAGGCATCCTGGTGGGCTTCTATTACGGCATGCAATTGTTACGACCAAGACTGGGCTACGGCTCCGACGTCGGCGGTCGACGCACTCCGTGGATTATCGGGGGCATGTGCCTGTTGGCAATCGGTGGTGTGACCGCCGCCGCAGCCACGGCATGGATGGCCACAGCGCCCCTGGCGGGCATCGCCCTGGCTTTCATTGCATTCCTCATCATCGGCGTAGGCGTCGGTGCCGCAGGCACCGCGCTTCTGACCCTGCTGGCCAAGCGGGTTGAACCGACCCGGCGCGGTGCAGCAGCGATGATCGTCTGGGTGATGATGATCGCGGGCTTCGCGGTCACGGCAACCCTGGCCGGCAATTACCTGGACCCGTTTACCCTCACCCGCCTCGTGGCCGTTACGGCGGTTGTCTGCGGCGCGGCCCTGTTGCTGGCTGTCGTGGCTGTCTACGGCGTTGAAGGGAAAAAGCAGCAGCGCGCAGATACGCCAGCACCTGCCAGCGCGCCCGAGCCAACGGCGTTCAGGCAGGCATTGAGACAGGTCTGGCAGGAGCCAACGGCGCGCCGCTTCACCATTTTCGTTTTCGTGTCCATGCTTGCCTACAGCGCCCAGGACCTCATTCTTGAGCCGTTTGCAGGCATAGCCTTTGGCCTGACGCCCGGCGAATCCACCAGGATGGCTGGGCTGCAGAACGCCGGCGTGCTGTGCGGCATGCTGCTGGCAGCGGCGGGGGTCAGCCGGCTTGGGTGTGGGCTATTCGGCACACTCCGCCACTGGACCATTGGCGGTTGCATTGCCTCGGCGCTGGCGCTGGTCGGTCTGGCCTTCGGCGCCTACGTCGGACCGGTGTTCCCCTTGCACCCCGCGGTTTTCGTGCTCGGCATCGCCAATGGCGCATTCGCCGTCGCCGCCATCGGTTCGATGATGCGTTATGCCAGCGCCGGTCGGACGCACAGGGAAGGCGTGCGTATGGGGCTGTGGGGCGCGGCCCAGGCAATAGCCTTCGGCGTTGGCGGTTTCCTCGGGACTGTCGGCGTCGACGTCACAACTTACCTGATCGGTGCGCCTATTGGGGCATACGGTCTTGTCTTCGCCTCATCCGCCCTGCTCTTTCTCGTGGCCGCAGCATTGTGCGCGCGAGTCGAGGGTGGCGAGGCAACGCACACGATCCCGCAACAGGGCCCAGTGATGGGCGATGGGGTTCAGCCGGAAGGGAGTACGCCATGA
- the wecC gene encoding UDP-N-acetyl-D-mannosamine dehydrogenase — translation MAERRRICVMGLGYIGLPTASLLATKGFEVLGVDVNSKVVETVAAGGIHITEPELDILVKSAVQSGRLRVALAPEPADIFIIAVPTPFMEGHRPDLSCVESAARAIAPILDKGNLVVLESTSPPGTTERVARWLEEERTDLRLPRANRYAISDQVSDILVAHCPERVLPGQILRELVGNDRIVGGVDEASTEAAADFYREFVSAEVLTTNSRTAELAKLTENTFRDVNIALANELSMVCNHLDVDVWELIELANRHPRVNILMPGPGVGGHCLAVDPWFIVDSAPEQARLIRTARELNDEKPDFVVRWTESRAARLRDPVIACLGLAYKPDIDDLRESPALDITRRLARDAAGRVLAVEPNIGELPPALAGSGVELVSLERAMEEADIVVALVAHRQFRRIPLARLQEKILINVCGLWRQ, via the coding sequence ATGGCTGAGCGGCGTCGCATCTGTGTGATGGGTCTTGGCTACATCGGCTTGCCTACAGCAAGCCTGCTGGCGACCAAGGGTTTTGAGGTGCTTGGGGTCGATGTGAATTCAAAGGTCGTCGAGACCGTCGCCGCCGGCGGCATTCACATCACTGAACCGGAGCTCGACATCCTGGTGAAATCGGCGGTGCAAAGCGGGCGTTTGCGCGTCGCGCTTGCACCTGAACCGGCGGATATATTCATTATCGCCGTGCCCACGCCTTTCATGGAGGGGCATCGCCCGGATCTCTCCTGCGTGGAGTCCGCTGCCCGGGCCATTGCTCCCATCCTGGACAAGGGCAACCTGGTGGTACTTGAGTCCACCAGCCCACCGGGCACCACGGAGCGCGTCGCCCGCTGGCTGGAGGAGGAGCGCACCGACCTGCGCCTGCCCAGGGCCAATCGTTACGCAATCAGTGACCAGGTTTCCGACATTCTGGTGGCGCATTGTCCGGAACGGGTGCTACCCGGCCAGATCCTGCGGGAACTGGTCGGCAACGATCGCATCGTCGGTGGGGTGGACGAGGCCTCCACGGAGGCGGCTGCAGACTTCTATCGGGAGTTCGTCTCGGCGGAGGTATTGACCACCAACAGCCGGACGGCGGAACTGGCCAAGCTTACCGAGAATACGTTTCGGGACGTCAACATCGCCTTGGCCAACGAGCTATCCATGGTCTGCAATCATCTCGATGTAGACGTCTGGGAACTGATCGAACTGGCCAATCGTCACCCCCGGGTCAACATTCTCATGCCCGGCCCCGGTGTTGGCGGGCACTGTCTTGCCGTTGATCCGTGGTTCATCGTCGACAGCGCGCCGGAGCAGGCACGCCTGATCCGGACTGCCCGGGAACTGAATGATGAAAAACCGGATTTCGTGGTGCGCTGGACGGAATCCCGGGCGGCGCGGCTGCGCGATCCGGTCATCGCCTGTCTGGGCCTCGCCTACAAACCGGATATCGACGATCTGCGGGAAAGCCCCGCGCTGGACATCACCCGCCGACTGGCCAGGGACGCCGCGGGCCGGGTGCTTGCCGTGGAGCCGAATATCGGCGAACTGCCGCCCGCACTGGCAGGGTCCGGGGTGGAACTCGTGTCACTGGAGCGGGCAATGGAGGAAGCCGATATTGTCGTCGCACTGGTGGCCCATCGACAGTTTCGGCGCATACCGCTCGCCCGGTTGCAGGAGAAGATCCTGATCAACGTCTGCGGGCTCTGGCGGCAATGA
- a CDS encoding Crp/Fnr family transcriptional regulator — translation MPRNRLLGALCPADREWLLSQGKIVLLPFGRVLAEPGQLLESVYFPLSGFISLFTAVDERHSIEVGLIGNEGMVGSSLALGVDSSPVHALVQGPGKALQLEADVFETALGNSATLQRVMQRYLHVVLGNLAQAAACSRFHLVEARLARWLLMTQDRAHSPDFHLTHELLAHMLGVRRVGVTKAATALQQRRLIRYSRGDITVLDRTGLERASCTCYRADRALYEEILGSRQSRGKPLETELTPVSSPLRNSAKPIN, via the coding sequence ATGCCTCGCAACCGACTCCTGGGCGCCCTGTGTCCAGCGGACAGGGAGTGGCTATTGTCCCAGGGCAAAATCGTTCTGCTTCCGTTCGGGAGGGTGCTCGCCGAACCGGGCCAGCTTTTGGAGAGCGTCTACTTCCCCCTGTCCGGCTTCATATCCTTGTTCACCGCGGTCGACGAGCGCCACAGCATCGAGGTTGGGCTGATTGGGAACGAGGGCATGGTCGGGAGTTCCCTCGCCCTTGGCGTCGACAGTTCGCCGGTTCACGCCCTCGTGCAGGGACCCGGCAAGGCGTTGCAACTTGAAGCGGACGTTTTCGAGACGGCACTGGGCAATAGCGCGACGCTGCAGCGTGTCATGCAGCGCTACTTGCACGTGGTGCTCGGCAACCTGGCCCAGGCGGCAGCCTGCAGTCGGTTTCATCTGGTGGAGGCACGGCTGGCGCGGTGGTTGCTGATGACCCAGGATCGTGCCCATTCACCAGACTTCCACCTCACCCACGAGCTACTCGCTCACATGCTCGGTGTCAGACGCGTCGGGGTCACCAAGGCTGCCACGGCCCTGCAACAGCGTCGCCTGATTCGCTATAGCCGGGGAGACATTACGGTGCTGGATCGAACAGGTCTGGAGCGTGCCAGTTGCACCTGCTATCGTGCCGACCGCGCGCTCTACGAGGAAATACTGGGTTCCCGACAATCGCGAGGCAAACCACTGGAAACCGAACTGACCCCTGTTTCAAGCCCGCTCCGCAACAGCGCCAAACCCATTAACTGA
- the tspO gene encoding tryptophan-rich sensory protein TspO, whose amino-acid sequence MSWLTLFVFLGACMAAATTGALFQPGEWYRRLDKPVWTPPDWLFPIAWTGLYIAMAVAAWRVAYAEAALVPLGLALWACQIALNTLWTPIFFGLRRLQAGLIVLSLLWIAVVATTIVFFAIDTLSGWLFLPYVVWVSYAGALNYSLLVRNPSEKPLLPGEIST is encoded by the coding sequence ATGAGCTGGCTCACATTGTTTGTTTTTCTCGGAGCCTGCATGGCAGCAGCGACTACAGGCGCGCTGTTCCAGCCCGGTGAGTGGTATCGCCGCCTGGACAAGCCCGTATGGACTCCACCTGACTGGCTCTTCCCCATCGCCTGGACCGGGCTTTATATCGCCATGGCGGTCGCAGCCTGGAGAGTGGCCTATGCAGAGGCGGCGCTGGTACCGCTTGGCCTGGCCTTATGGGCCTGCCAGATCGCACTGAATACGCTTTGGACACCTATCTTCTTCGGACTGCGCCGCCTGCAGGCCGGCCTGATTGTTTTGAGCCTGCTGTGGATTGCCGTGGTTGCGACGACCATCGTTTTCTTTGCCATCGACACCTTGTCCGGATGGCTTTTCCTGCCCTATGTGGTCTGGGTGAGCTATGCCGGCGCCCTGAACTATTCGTTACTTGTTCGGAATCCGTCTGAAAAACCATTGCTGCCAGGAGAGATTTCAACGTAA
- the chlG gene encoding chlorophyll synthase ChlG — protein MANAVVTQSPVTRPRAATVLELLKPITWFAPMWAFACGIISAGVPLSGNWLMIAGGILLAGPLVCGTSQAVNDWFDRHVDAINEPDRPIPSGRMPGRWGLYIAIVTSLMALALAAVLGPFVLGAALVGVALAWAYSAPPIRLKRDGWGGNSAVAICYEGLPWVTGAAIMAGTVPDWRILLLALLYSVGAHGIMTLNDFKAVNGDIRMGIATLPVRLGVERAARFACLVMALPQMVVIALLVSWEQPLHAAAIGLLLATQFVLMRRFLRDPAKFAPWYNATGTTLYVLGMLISAFALAGIVGGTQ, from the coding sequence ATGGCCAACGCTGTTGTTACGCAGTCGCCGGTGACCCGCCCTCGGGCCGCCACCGTGCTCGAACTGCTCAAGCCCATCACCTGGTTTGCACCCATGTGGGCCTTTGCCTGCGGCATTATCTCCGCAGGCGTTCCCCTATCCGGCAACTGGCTGATGATAGCCGGCGGAATTCTTCTGGCGGGTCCGCTGGTCTGCGGCACCAGCCAGGCAGTGAATGATTGGTTCGATCGCCACGTCGACGCCATCAACGAGCCGGATCGCCCCATTCCCAGCGGACGCATGCCTGGGCGATGGGGGCTTTATATCGCCATCGTCACCTCCCTCATGGCACTTGCACTTGCCGCAGTACTCGGACCGTTTGTCCTGGGAGCGGCTCTGGTCGGCGTTGCATTGGCCTGGGCCTACAGCGCCCCACCCATCCGCCTGAAGCGCGACGGCTGGGGTGGCAACAGCGCAGTGGCAATCTGCTACGAAGGTCTGCCTTGGGTCACTGGCGCCGCGATCATGGCCGGGACCGTGCCCGACTGGCGCATCCTGCTGCTCGCCCTGCTCTACAGCGTTGGCGCCCATGGCATCATGACCCTGAACGACTTCAAGGCTGTCAACGGCGATATTCGCATGGGTATCGCCACGCTGCCGGTTCGCCTCGGGGTTGAACGAGCCGCAAGGTTCGCCTGCCTGGTCATGGCTCTGCCGCAGATGGTCGTGATTGCCTTGCTGGTGAGCTGGGAACAACCATTGCACGCGGCTGCGATTGGTTTGCTGCTTGCCACCCAGTTCGTCCTGATGCGCCGTTTCCTGCGGGACCCGGCGAAGTTTGCACCCTGGTACAACGCAACCGGGACCACCCTTTACGTGCTGGGCATGCTCATTTCCGCCTTCGCGCTGGCCGGTATCGTGGGTGGCACCCAGTGA
- a CDS encoding MBL fold metallo-hydrolase RNA specificity domain-containing protein: protein MSTLTFLGAVGEVTGSRYLIDIDDDAPVKLLLECGLRQGGPDAERRNAEPMADLARSLSVVVISHGHLDHAGLLPRLVREGYRGPIHCTGETLELLDIMLRDAAAVMGRDLEWENRRRIRAGRQPLQALYEQTDVDRALEQCVPHSYGEVVTLPGDARLVFRDAGHILGSAIVELNVPSGGRRRQIVFSGDLGNPGSPLMRDPERVSGADVVLMESTYGNRDHRPQEESIEEFAQVLEAAHDEGGNVLIPAFAVGRTQEILFHLSRLHHAGRLRQQRVFLDSPMAIRVTELYARNWRALDQKDVSSLNESAGGEPHRFLPGFRATRTVEESMEINRIHGGAVIIAGSGMCTGGRILHHLRYNLGRSSTHIVIAGFQAAGTLGRALVDGATEVRVLGETLPVRAQIHTIGGFSAHAGQRDLLSWAGAFRDEPRLYLVHGETVAREALREALLAHGLHAVIPELEEVVAL, encoded by the coding sequence ATGTCGACGTTAACGTTTCTGGGTGCAGTTGGCGAGGTTACGGGTTCCCGCTACCTGATCGACATAGACGACGACGCGCCGGTGAAACTGTTACTCGAGTGCGGGCTGCGACAAGGCGGCCCGGACGCTGAACGGCGTAACGCGGAGCCAATGGCGGACCTTGCTCGCAGCCTGTCGGTGGTGGTGATCTCCCATGGACACCTGGATCATGCAGGTCTGCTGCCGCGCCTGGTGCGCGAGGGTTACCGGGGGCCGATTCACTGCACCGGCGAGACGCTGGAGTTGCTGGACATCATGTTGCGTGATGCGGCGGCAGTCATGGGTCGGGATCTTGAGTGGGAAAACAGAAGAAGAATCAGGGCCGGACGACAACCATTGCAAGCGCTTTATGAGCAAACGGACGTTGATCGCGCACTGGAGCAATGCGTTCCCCACAGCTATGGAGAAGTCGTGACCCTGCCTGGTGATGCGCGTCTTGTTTTTCGCGATGCCGGCCACATTCTCGGCTCGGCCATCGTCGAACTCAATGTGCCATCCGGCGGGAGACGACGTCAGATCGTGTTCTCCGGAGACCTGGGAAACCCGGGCTCGCCACTGATGCGCGATCCGGAGCGCGTCAGTGGCGCCGATGTTGTACTCATGGAGAGCACCTACGGCAATCGCGACCACCGTCCACAGGAAGAGTCCATCGAGGAGTTCGCGCAGGTGCTGGAGGCAGCCCATGACGAAGGCGGAAACGTACTCATACCCGCTTTTGCCGTCGGTCGTACTCAGGAAATCCTGTTCCATCTCAGTCGCCTTCACCATGCCGGCAGGCTCCGCCAGCAGAGAGTTTTCCTGGACAGTCCGATGGCGATTCGGGTAACGGAGTTGTACGCAAGAAACTGGCGAGCACTCGATCAGAAAGATGTTTCCAGCCTGAACGAATCAGCGGGCGGCGAACCGCACCGCTTTCTGCCGGGATTTCGCGCCACGCGGACTGTCGAGGAATCCATGGAGATCAACCGCATTCATGGTGGCGCGGTGATTATCGCCGGCTCGGGCATGTGCACGGGCGGTCGTATTCTCCACCACCTGCGCTACAATCTCGGCCGCTCTTCCACGCATATCGTCATCGCCGGTTTTCAGGCCGCCGGGACCCTGGGCCGCGCACTGGTCGACGGTGCGACGGAGGTGCGGGTTCTGGGGGAGACCTTGCCGGTGCGTGCGCAGATTCACACCATTGGTGGCTTTTCCGCCCATGCCGGGCAGAGGGATCTGCTGTCCTGGGCCGGTGCCTTTCGTGACGAGCCCCGGCTGTACCTGGTGCATGGCGAGACTGTTGCCCGGGAAGCTCTGCGAGAGGCATTGCTTGCGCATGGTTTACATGCCGTTATCCCGGAACTGGAAGAGGTCGTCGCGCTTTGA